The following proteins come from a genomic window of Microbacterium lemovicicum:
- a CDS encoding ABC transporter substrate-binding protein produces MRHSTRRMLAAGALALSGVLALAACSGSSGGEGGAASGDASGGGELTPVKLQLQWLPQGQFAGYFAAVDQGFFAEEGLDVEIIPSGGDIVPQDALANGDVDYAIAWVPKVLGSIEAGANLTDIAQIFQRSGTLQVSWADSGISSVKDFEGKKIGSWGFGNEWEIFAAMAAQGLDASTVQIITQDFNMNAFLQGDIDAAQAMTYNEYAQLLETTDPDTGKLYEPSDFNVISYEDTEGAMLQDAIWADTAKLESDTAYQETTVKFLKAVIKGWAYAAQNPEKASEITIAAGSGWGPSHELWMVNETNKLIWPSENGIGIIDEAAWDKTVDGALAAVNETGAHLITAAPPSTAYSNEWIEKAHDELADAGIDLTGADVSPIEVTLTEGGQ; encoded by the coding sequence ATGAGACACAGCACACGCCGCATGCTCGCGGCCGGAGCACTCGCCCTCAGCGGCGTGCTCGCCCTCGCGGCCTGCTCGGGAAGCTCCGGAGGCGAGGGAGGCGCTGCCTCCGGCGACGCGTCGGGCGGGGGAGAGCTCACCCCGGTGAAGCTGCAGCTGCAGTGGCTGCCGCAGGGACAGTTCGCCGGCTACTTCGCCGCGGTCGACCAGGGGTTCTTCGCCGAGGAGGGTCTGGATGTCGAGATCATCCCGTCCGGCGGCGACATCGTGCCGCAGGACGCCCTCGCCAACGGCGACGTGGACTACGCGATCGCCTGGGTGCCCAAGGTGCTCGGCTCGATCGAGGCCGGAGCGAACCTCACCGACATCGCCCAGATCTTCCAGCGCTCCGGCACACTGCAGGTGTCATGGGCGGACTCGGGCATCTCGTCCGTGAAGGACTTCGAAGGCAAGAAGATCGGCTCGTGGGGCTTCGGCAACGAGTGGGAGATCTTCGCCGCCATGGCCGCACAGGGTCTGGACGCCTCGACCGTGCAGATCATCACGCAGGACTTCAACATGAACGCCTTCCTTCAGGGCGACATCGATGCCGCGCAGGCGATGACCTACAACGAGTACGCGCAGCTGCTGGAGACGACCGACCCCGACACGGGGAAGCTCTACGAGCCGTCGGATTTCAACGTCATCTCCTACGAGGACACGGAGGGCGCCATGCTGCAGGACGCCATCTGGGCCGACACCGCGAAGCTCGAGAGCGACACGGCCTATCAGGAGACGACCGTCAAGTTCCTCAAGGCCGTCATCAAGGGCTGGGCGTACGCCGCCCAGAACCCCGAGAAGGCGTCGGAGATCACCATCGCCGCGGGCTCCGGCTGGGGTCCCAGCCACGAGCTGTGGATGGTGAACGAGACCAACAAGCTGATCTGGCCCTCCGAGAACGGCATCGGCATCATCGACGAGGCCGCGTGGGACAAGACCGTCGACGGCGCCCTCGCCGCCGTCAACGAGACCGGTGCGCACCTGATCACGGCGGCACCGCCCTCGACGGCCTACTCGAACGAGTGGATCGAGAAGGCGCACGACGAACTGGCCGACGCCGGAATCGACCTGACCGGTGCCGACGTCAGCCCCATCGAGGTCACCCTCACGGAGGGCGGCCAGTAG
- a CDS encoding SCO4848 family membrane protein, whose protein sequence is MHIALAVILFANALFNIVAWPQFLRRVAKDPRTRDDAGSATAFLRVHVVLVVIALALAAASLIGGVVLLAAG, encoded by the coding sequence GTGCACATCGCCCTGGCCGTGATCCTCTTCGCCAACGCCCTCTTCAACATCGTGGCCTGGCCGCAGTTCCTGCGGCGCGTCGCGAAGGACCCGCGGACAAGGGATGACGCGGGCAGCGCCACCGCGTTCCTGCGCGTGCATGTGGTGCTGGTGGTCATCGCGCTGGCGCTGGCCGCGGCATCCCTCATCGGAGGCGTCGTCCTGCTCGCCGCCGGCTGA
- a CDS encoding ABC transporter ATP-binding protein — protein MTLEQQARPDRTTAPAVEVSGVDKVFSTRSGDVPALSGIDLTVAPGEFVSLIGPSGCGKSTLMRLVADLDQPTSGSVRVFGKTADRARRDQDYGIVFQQAGLLPWRTVSANVALPLELHRTDAAARRSRVAELLEMVGLTDFADRYPDQLSGGMQQRVAIARALAEQPSLLLMDEPFGALDEMTRERMQSELVRISSETGAAVVFVTHSIPEAVFLSDRVVVMSPRPGRIQEIVPIALESERTEDLREDTAFFGMVTAVREALHQGTPTARGVENR, from the coding sequence GTGACCCTCGAGCAGCAGGCTCGGCCCGACCGGACGACGGCCCCCGCCGTGGAGGTGTCCGGCGTCGACAAGGTCTTCTCCACGCGCTCCGGCGACGTCCCCGCGCTCTCGGGCATCGACCTGACGGTGGCGCCGGGGGAGTTCGTCTCGCTCATCGGACCCTCGGGGTGCGGCAAGTCGACCCTCATGCGCCTGGTCGCCGACCTCGACCAGCCCACCTCGGGCAGCGTGCGCGTCTTCGGCAAGACGGCCGACCGAGCGCGGCGCGACCAGGACTACGGCATCGTCTTCCAGCAGGCGGGTCTTCTGCCCTGGCGGACGGTGTCGGCCAACGTCGCCCTCCCTCTGGAGCTGCATCGGACGGATGCTGCGGCCCGCCGCTCACGCGTGGCGGAGCTGCTCGAGATGGTGGGCCTGACGGACTTCGCCGACCGGTACCCCGACCAGCTCTCCGGAGGCATGCAGCAGCGCGTCGCGATCGCCCGCGCTCTCGCCGAGCAGCCCAGCCTGCTGCTGATGGACGAGCCGTTCGGCGCGCTCGACGAGATGACCCGTGAGCGCATGCAGAGCGAGCTCGTGCGCATCTCGTCCGAGACCGGCGCCGCCGTGGTCTTCGTCACCCACTCCATCCCCGAGGCGGTGTTCCTCTCCGACCGGGTGGTCGTCATGTCGCCCCGCCCCGGGCGCATCCAGGAGATCGTCCCCATCGCGCTGGAGTCCGAGCGCACCGAGGACCTCCGCGAGGACACCGCGTTCTTCGGCATGGTCACCGCCGTCCGTGAGGCCCTGCACCAGGGCACCCCGACGGCGCGGGGGGTGGAGAACCGGTGA
- a CDS encoding aspartate aminotransferase family protein, producing MTDTVQTDLDARARELDRAHVFHSWSAQALIDPPVLAGGLGSTVWDHSGRRWLDFSSQLVNVNIGHQHPAVLAAIHAQVDELATVAPATAALARGEAARRIVDRAPAGFRKVFFTNGGADANENAIRMARLHTGRDKVISTYRSYHGNTGAAIVSTGDWRRIPNEYARGHVHVFGPYLYRSEFWATTLEEESERALRHLERVVQSEGAASIAAILLETVPGTAGILIPPPGYLAGVREICDRYGIVLILDEVMAGFGRTGRWFAFEGYDVVPDLITFAKGVNSGYVPVGGVIISDAIAADFDETVFPGGLTYSGHPLAAASIIGALDAMEAEGIVDNARRIGAEAIGPGLEELAERHELIGEVRGEGVFWALELVSDRDARTPLTAGAMGEIKKGLSARGLLPFVQDNRIHVVPPCVVTDDEVAQAMAIYDEVLGIAGRG from the coding sequence ATGACCGACACCGTCCAGACCGATCTCGACGCCCGCGCGCGGGAGCTCGACCGCGCGCACGTGTTCCACTCCTGGTCCGCGCAGGCGCTCATCGACCCGCCCGTCCTGGCCGGTGGCCTCGGCAGCACGGTGTGGGACCACTCGGGCCGGCGATGGCTCGACTTCAGCAGCCAGCTGGTCAACGTGAACATCGGGCACCAGCATCCCGCCGTCCTCGCCGCGATCCACGCCCAGGTGGACGAGCTGGCGACCGTGGCTCCCGCGACGGCCGCGCTCGCCCGCGGCGAGGCCGCGCGGCGCATCGTCGACCGGGCGCCCGCCGGATTCCGGAAGGTGTTCTTCACCAACGGCGGCGCCGATGCGAACGAGAACGCCATCCGCATGGCGCGTCTGCACACCGGGCGCGACAAGGTCATCTCGACCTACCGCTCCTACCACGGCAACACCGGGGCGGCGATCGTCTCCACGGGCGACTGGCGCCGCATCCCGAACGAGTACGCCCGCGGTCACGTGCACGTGTTCGGCCCCTACCTGTACCGGTCGGAGTTCTGGGCCACGACCCTCGAGGAGGAGTCGGAGCGCGCGCTCCGTCACCTCGAGCGCGTCGTGCAGTCGGAGGGGGCCGCGAGCATCGCCGCGATCCTCCTCGAGACCGTTCCGGGCACGGCCGGCATCCTCATCCCGCCGCCGGGCTACCTCGCCGGCGTGCGCGAGATCTGCGACCGATACGGCATCGTGCTGATCCTGGACGAGGTGATGGCCGGCTTCGGGCGCACCGGACGCTGGTTCGCCTTCGAGGGCTACGACGTGGTGCCCGACCTCATCACCTTCGCCAAGGGCGTCAACTCGGGCTATGTGCCCGTGGGCGGCGTGATCATCTCCGACGCCATCGCCGCCGACTTCGACGAGACGGTGTTCCCCGGGGGACTCACCTACAGCGGTCACCCGCTGGCCGCGGCATCCATCATCGGCGCGCTCGACGCCATGGAGGCGGAGGGCATCGTCGACAACGCCCGCCGCATCGGCGCCGAGGCCATCGGCCCCGGCCTCGAGGAGCTCGCGGAGCGCCACGAGCTGATCGGGGAGGTGCGCGGCGAAGGCGTATTCTGGGCGCTGGAGCTGGTCTCCGATCGGGACGCGCGCACGCCACTGACGGCGGGCGCCATGGGAGAGATCAAGAAGGGTCTCTCCGCCCGAGGACTGCTGCCGTTCGTGCAGGACAATCGCATACACGTGGTGCCGCCGTGCGTCGTGACCGACGACGAGGTGGCGCAGGCGATGGCGATCTACGACGAGGTGCTCGGCATCGCAGGGCGCGGCTGA
- a CDS encoding dienelactone hydrolase family protein produces the protein MDALRSWQHDEVSLAGETREVWRKGSGTGVIVIHEIPGIDDLLVAFAEEVVARGHTVLLPRLFGTPGAGFTARNIAGDLARFCVRREFSTFARGRTSPVAGWLRALARQLHEDVGGPGVGVVGMCFTGGFALAMMADAPVIAPVLAEPSLPFPIGAKRGADLGLSPLDLVAVTRKAAEGCEVLGLRYRTDAATGTRFDTLRRELGDRFIAVEFEGEGHSVLTRDRQEEGVARVLDFFDEKLDVDAGR, from the coding sequence ATGGACGCACTCCGCAGCTGGCAGCACGACGAGGTGAGCCTGGCGGGTGAGACCCGCGAGGTGTGGCGGAAGGGCTCGGGCACCGGGGTCATCGTCATCCACGAGATCCCCGGCATCGACGACCTGCTCGTCGCCTTCGCCGAGGAGGTCGTCGCCCGTGGGCACACGGTGCTGCTGCCGCGGCTCTTCGGCACTCCGGGAGCGGGCTTCACCGCGCGCAACATCGCGGGCGACCTGGCCCGCTTCTGCGTGCGCCGCGAGTTCTCCACCTTCGCCCGCGGCCGTACCAGCCCCGTCGCCGGATGGCTTCGCGCACTCGCGCGTCAGCTGCACGAGGACGTCGGGGGTCCGGGTGTGGGCGTGGTCGGCATGTGCTTCACCGGGGGCTTCGCGCTCGCGATGATGGCCGATGCGCCGGTCATCGCGCCGGTGCTGGCCGAGCCGTCGCTTCCGTTCCCGATCGGGGCGAAGCGCGGCGCCGACCTCGGGCTCAGTCCGCTCGACCTCGTCGCGGTGACCCGCAAGGCGGCCGAGGGATGCGAGGTGCTGGGACTGCGCTATCGCACGGATGCCGCGACCGGCACCCGCTTCGACACTCTCCGCCGCGAGCTCGGCGACCGGTTCATCGCCGTCGAGTTCGAGGGCGAAGGCCACTCCGTCCTCACCCGCGACCGCCAGGAGGAGGGCGTCGCCCGTGTGCTCGACTTCTTCGACGAGAAGCTCGACGTCGACGCCGGGCGCTGA
- a CDS encoding GlcG/HbpS family heme-binding protein, giving the protein MSVTLEDARRVIAAAEAKADEVGQPMNIAVVDAGGNLVAHIRQDGAWIGSVDISISKAWTSRAFDISTKDLGDNSQPGKQFFGIHTTNGGRVAIFAGGIPLSRDGVVVGAVGVSGGSGEQDHAVAEAGAAGF; this is encoded by the coding sequence ATGTCCGTCACACTCGAGGATGCCCGTCGCGTCATCGCCGCAGCCGAGGCGAAGGCTGATGAGGTCGGTCAGCCGATGAACATCGCCGTCGTCGACGCCGGCGGCAATCTGGTCGCCCACATCCGGCAGGACGGCGCATGGATCGGCAGCGTCGACATCTCCATCAGCAAGGCCTGGACGTCGCGGGCGTTCGACATCTCCACGAAGGACCTCGGCGACAACTCGCAGCCGGGGAAGCAGTTCTTCGGCATCCACACGACCAACGGAGGCCGGGTCGCGATCTTTGCCGGGGGCATCCCGCTCTCCCGCGACGGTGTCGTGGTCGGAGCGGTCGGCGTCAGCGGGGGCTCGGGCGAGCAGGACCACGCCGTCGCCGAGGCCGGCGCCGCCGGGTTCTGA
- a CDS encoding CoA-acylating methylmalonate-semialdehyde dehydrogenase, with the protein MTDTRIAEPASTEADIAVLDHWVGGAPWSGESHRTAPVYDPARGIVQREVRLASTADVDAAVEIARAASGGWRDASIAKRQTVMFAFREIVNARKEELAAILTSEHGKVTSDALGEIARGLEVVELACGAASLTKGAYSENVSTGVDVYSLRQPLGVVGIISPFNFPAMVPLWFFPVAIAAGNAVVLKPSEKDPSAANWLAAAMTEAGLPDGVLNVVHGDKEAVDALLVHPDVRAISFVGSTPIAKYIFETASAHGKRVQALGGAKNHMLVLPDADLDLAADAAVNAGFGSAGERCMAISVVLAVDAVADELVTRVKQRMATLRTGDGTRGTDMGPLITGVHRDKVAGYIDVASADGATVVVDGRDDEFDGDPDGFWLGPTLIDRVPTSSSVYRDEIFGPVLSIVRVDGYEDGLRIINGSPYGNGTAIFTNDGGAARRFQREVQVGMVGINVPIPVPVAYHSFGGWKDSLFGGAKAYGEHGFDFFTQEKAITSRWLDPSHGGLNLGFPQHE; encoded by the coding sequence ATGACCGACACCCGCATCGCGGAGCCCGCCTCGACCGAGGCCGACATCGCCGTCCTCGACCACTGGGTGGGGGGTGCGCCGTGGTCCGGCGAGTCCCACCGCACCGCGCCCGTCTACGACCCGGCGCGGGGGATCGTGCAGCGCGAGGTGCGCCTCGCGTCCACCGCCGACGTCGACGCCGCCGTCGAGATCGCCCGCGCGGCGTCCGGCGGCTGGCGCGATGCGTCGATCGCCAAGCGTCAGACGGTGATGTTCGCGTTCCGCGAGATCGTCAATGCGCGCAAGGAGGAGCTGGCGGCGATCCTCACGTCCGAGCACGGCAAGGTCACCTCCGACGCGCTCGGCGAGATCGCCCGCGGGCTCGAGGTCGTCGAACTGGCGTGCGGCGCGGCCAGCCTCACGAAGGGCGCCTACTCCGAGAACGTGTCCACCGGTGTCGACGTGTACTCGCTGCGCCAGCCGCTGGGCGTCGTGGGCATCATCAGCCCCTTCAACTTCCCGGCGATGGTGCCGCTCTGGTTCTTCCCGGTCGCGATCGCCGCCGGCAACGCCGTGGTGCTCAAGCCGAGCGAGAAGGACCCGTCGGCGGCCAACTGGCTCGCCGCGGCGATGACGGAGGCGGGGCTCCCCGACGGCGTGCTCAACGTCGTGCACGGCGACAAGGAGGCCGTCGACGCGCTGCTCGTGCACCCCGACGTCCGCGCCATCTCGTTCGTGGGCTCCACGCCGATCGCGAAGTACATCTTCGAGACCGCCAGCGCGCACGGCAAGCGCGTGCAGGCCCTCGGCGGCGCGAAGAACCACATGCTCGTCCTGCCCGACGCCGACCTGGACCTCGCCGCCGACGCTGCGGTGAATGCGGGCTTCGGCTCGGCGGGCGAGCGCTGCATGGCGATCTCCGTCGTGCTGGCGGTCGACGCCGTGGCCGATGAGCTGGTCACGCGGGTGAAGCAGCGCATGGCGACCCTCCGCACGGGCGACGGCACGCGTGGCACCGACATGGGCCCGCTCATCACGGGCGTGCACCGCGACAAGGTCGCCGGCTACATCGACGTCGCCTCCGCCGACGGCGCGACCGTGGTCGTGGACGGCCGCGACGACGAGTTCGACGGCGACCCCGACGGCTTCTGGCTCGGCCCCACCCTCATCGACCGCGTCCCGACCTCGTCGTCGGTCTACCGCGACGAGATCTTCGGACCGGTGCTCTCGATCGTCCGCGTCGACGGCTACGAGGACGGCCTGCGCATCATCAACGGCAGCCCGTACGGCAACGGCACCGCGATCTTCACCAACGACGGCGGCGCCGCGCGCCGCTTCCAGCGCGAGGTGCAGGTCGGCATGGTCGGCATCAACGTGCCGATCCCCGTGCCCGTGGCGTACCACTCGTTCGGCGGGTGGAAGGACTCGCTCTTCGGCGGCGCGAAGGCGTACGGCGAGCACGGCTTCGACTTCTTCACGCAGGAGAAGGCGATCACGTCGCGCTGGCTCGACCCGTCGCACGGCGGACTGAACCTGGGCTTCCCGCAGCACGAGTGA
- a CDS encoding ABC transporter permease, which translates to MAAASVSSSSRVRSGGGDGVLRIVAPVVVGIVVLGGWQVLVSVGGVSDYLLPSPASIAEELVAFAPAVLAATAVTGTNALVGLLVGAILGILLAALAARWRVLDMMGAPVVASLAVIPIVALAPVLNSMFGADSQFGRQAIAALASFVPIFLNTLRGFRQVIPVHRDLMTAYAASGGQVLRTVTLPTAVPFVFTGIRIASSLAVISALVAEYFGGPRGGLGGLISTSAATSAYARAWAYVFAAIILGLLFYVVTLVLERLATRRRSA; encoded by the coding sequence ATGGCCGCAGCATCCGTCTCCTCCTCGTCCCGTGTGCGCTCCGGGGGAGGGGACGGCGTCCTTCGGATCGTCGCGCCGGTCGTCGTCGGCATCGTGGTGCTCGGCGGATGGCAGGTGCTCGTCTCGGTCGGCGGCGTCAGCGACTACCTCCTGCCCAGTCCGGCCTCGATCGCCGAGGAGCTCGTGGCGTTCGCACCGGCCGTCCTCGCAGCGACCGCCGTCACCGGCACGAACGCCCTCGTCGGGCTACTGGTCGGGGCGATCCTCGGGATCCTCCTGGCGGCGCTCGCGGCACGCTGGCGCGTGCTCGACATGATGGGTGCGCCCGTCGTGGCGAGCCTCGCCGTCATCCCGATCGTGGCCCTCGCGCCGGTGCTGAACTCGATGTTCGGCGCCGACAGCCAGTTCGGCCGGCAGGCGATCGCCGCGCTCGCGTCGTTCGTGCCGATATTCCTGAACACGCTCCGGGGGTTCCGCCAGGTGATCCCGGTGCACCGCGATCTGATGACGGCCTACGCCGCGAGCGGCGGCCAGGTGCTGCGCACCGTGACGCTGCCGACGGCCGTGCCGTTCGTGTTCACCGGCATCCGGATCGCCTCCTCACTGGCGGTCATCTCCGCCCTCGTCGCGGAGTACTTCGGCGGACCGCGCGGCGGGCTCGGCGGCCTCATCTCCACCTCGGCGGCCACCAGCGCCTACGCCCGGGCGTGGGCCTACGTCTTCGCCGCCATCATCCTCGGGCTCCTGTTCTACGTCGTGACGCTGGTCCTCGAGCGGCTCGCGACCCGACGGCGGAGCGCCTGA
- the dinB gene encoding DNA polymerase IV, producing MRGEATVLHADLDAFYASVEQRDDPSLRGRPVIVGGGVVLSASYEAKARGVRTAMGGRQARELCPDAVVVPPRMDAYSAASKAVFAIFRDTTPLVEGLSIDEAFLEVGGLRRLAGTPEQVAVALRARVRTEAGLAISVGVARTKFLAKVASAVSKPDGLLVVEPDREEEFLLPLPVERLWGVGAVTAEKLHRLGIRTVGQLAELESSTAERLLGRAAGAHLHALARLRDPRPVETARRRGSIGSQRALGNGPRTPEELDVILSQIIDRLAQRLRDGERSCRTVVLRLRYGDYAKATRSRTLRMPTQRTVVLLDVARALLSAAAPEIAARGITLIGISLAQLATADALPPELPIDEDEGLRLDTALDAVRDRFGAAALSRAAQLGRDPGWSSPILPEHR from the coding sequence ATGCGGGGCGAGGCCACCGTGCTGCACGCCGACCTCGACGCGTTCTACGCCTCCGTCGAGCAGCGCGACGACCCCTCACTGCGCGGCCGCCCCGTGATCGTCGGCGGCGGAGTCGTACTCTCGGCGAGCTACGAGGCCAAGGCCCGCGGAGTCCGCACCGCGATGGGTGGCCGGCAGGCGCGCGAGCTCTGCCCCGACGCCGTCGTCGTGCCCCCGCGGATGGACGCGTACTCGGCGGCCAGCAAGGCCGTCTTCGCCATCTTCCGCGACACCACGCCGCTCGTGGAGGGTCTGTCGATCGATGAGGCGTTCCTGGAGGTGGGCGGGCTGCGCCGCCTCGCGGGCACCCCCGAGCAGGTCGCGGTGGCGCTCCGCGCCCGGGTCAGGACCGAGGCCGGACTCGCGATCTCGGTCGGCGTGGCGCGCACCAAGTTCCTCGCGAAGGTCGCCAGCGCCGTCAGCAAGCCCGACGGCCTGCTGGTGGTCGAGCCCGACCGCGAGGAGGAGTTCCTGCTTCCCCTGCCCGTGGAGCGTCTGTGGGGCGTGGGAGCGGTCACGGCGGAGAAGCTGCACCGACTCGGCATCCGCACCGTCGGACAGCTGGCGGAGCTCGAGTCCTCGACGGCCGAACGCCTGCTGGGCAGGGCGGCGGGCGCGCACCTCCATGCGCTCGCTCGACTCCGGGATCCGCGACCCGTCGAGACGGCGCGACGCCGGGGCTCCATCGGATCGCAGCGGGCCCTCGGGAACGGCCCGCGCACACCCGAGGAGCTCGACGTCATCCTCAGCCAGATCATCGACCGCCTCGCACAGCGTCTCCGCGACGGGGAGCGCTCGTGCCGCACCGTGGTGCTCCGGCTGCGCTACGGCGACTACGCCAAGGCCACGCGGTCGCGCACACTGCGCATGCCGACGCAGCGCACGGTGGTGCTCCTCGACGTCGCGCGCGCGCTCCTGTCGGCGGCCGCCCCGGAGATCGCCGCGCGCGGCATCACCCTGATCGGCATCTCGCTCGCCCAGCTCGCCACGGCTGACGCGCTCCCGCCGGAACTGCCGATCGACGAGGACGAGGGCCTGCGGCTCGACACCGCGCTCGACGCCGTGCGCGACCGCTTCGGCGCCGCGGCGCTCTCACGCGCCGCCCAGCTCGGGCGCGACCCCGGCTGGTCCAGCCCGATCCTGCCCGAGCACCGATGA